Proteins from one Desulfovibrio sp. genomic window:
- the fdnG gene encoding formate dehydrogenase-N subunit alpha: protein MSLERRDFLKLTAATAAVTAFGGLGLDLTTVHAAAELAKLNGSKQTTSVCCYCSVGCGLIVSTAQGGKGRAVNVEGDPDHPINEGSLCPKGASIWQLTENDKRITKVLYRAPNSDKWQVKTYDWALDQIAARVKKVRDASFTAKNAKGQEVNRLETIASVGSAAMDNEECWIYQQMLRALGLTYIEHQARIUHSATVAALAESFGRGAMTNHWIDIKNSDAVLVIGSNPAENHPISFKWIMRAKDAGGKLIVVDPRFTKSAQKADLYAPIRSGSDIGFFGGFINYIVANNMMFKDYVVNYTNASFILGDKYEFKDGMFSGFDAGKKAYDKSSWSFARDDAGMIKKDPTLQDPKCVFQIMKKHYERYTLDNVSKITGCPVAKLEEVYKMFGATGAPDKTGTVLYAMGQTQHTVGVQNIRAMSIVQLLLGNIGTAGGGINALRGEANVQGSTDQGLLFHILPGYNPTPSASVVDLKAYNEKFTPKTKDPKSANWWGNRPKYLASYLKAIYPKQKPEDSYKWLPKCEDGKDYSWLSLFDEMYKGAFKGFFAWGQNPAASTANCGKARQAMAKLDWMVTVNIFDTETASFWKGPGMDPKKVKTEVFFLPCCVSIEKEGSISNSGRWMQWRYPGPAPLGGTKPDGDLIYELFDKIQKLYQKDKKAVFPDPILNLNWDIATNHVFDPHKVAKLINGWFMTDKTIGDKTYKAGDPVPAFGLLQDDGSTCSGNWIYCGSYTDKNMSARRDKTQTPMQEKIGLYPGWTWAWPVNRRIIYNRASVDPQGKPYQPSKPVIEWVDGKWVGDVPDGPWAPMADEKGKNPFIMTTEGFAQIFGPGRNDGPLPEYYEPLECPITEHPFSKVLHNPTALVFQGPTETRAVCDPRFPFVCSTYRVTEHWQTGVMTRWTPWLLECEPQMFVELSPELAQLRGIKAGDKCIVESVRGSLWAIAIVTERIKPMQVMGQTVHMVGIPWHYGWVYPKDGGDSANLLTPSVGDPNTGIPETKAFMVNIKKA, encoded by the coding sequence ATGTCACTCGAAAGGCGAGATTTTCTTAAACTGACCGCGGCCACGGCGGCGGTCACGGCCTTCGGCGGCCTGGGTCTGGACCTGACAACGGTCCACGCGGCTGCCGAACTGGCCAAGCTCAACGGAAGCAAACAGACCACCTCGGTGTGCTGTTACTGTTCCGTGGGCTGCGGCCTGATCGTTTCCACGGCCCAGGGCGGCAAAGGCCGCGCCGTGAACGTGGAAGGCGATCCCGACCATCCCATCAACGAAGGGTCCCTCTGTCCCAAGGGCGCTTCCATCTGGCAGCTCACCGAGAACGACAAGCGCATCACCAAGGTTCTCTACCGCGCCCCCAACTCGGACAAGTGGCAGGTAAAAACCTACGACTGGGCCCTCGACCAGATCGCGGCCAGGGTCAAGAAGGTGCGCGACGCATCCTTCACGGCCAAGAACGCCAAGGGCCAGGAAGTCAACCGCCTGGAGACCATCGCCTCCGTGGGCTCGGCCGCCATGGACAACGAAGAATGCTGGATATACCAGCAGATGCTCAGAGCCCTGGGACTAACATACATCGAACATCAGGCCCGTATCTGACACAGCGCAACTGTAGCGGCTCTGGCAGAGTCGTTCGGGCGCGGCGCGATGACGAATCACTGGATCGACATCAAGAACAGTGATGCGGTGTTAGTAATCGGCTCCAATCCTGCCGAAAACCATCCCATATCCTTCAAGTGGATCATGCGGGCCAAGGACGCTGGCGGCAAGCTCATCGTCGTTGACCCCAGGTTCACCAAATCCGCCCAGAAGGCCGACTTGTACGCACCGATCCGCTCGGGGTCGGACATCGGTTTCTTCGGCGGCTTCATCAACTACATTGTCGCCAACAACATGATGTTCAAGGACTACGTGGTGAACTACACCAACGCGTCCTTCATCCTGGGCGACAAGTATGAATTCAAGGACGGCATGTTCTCCGGCTTCGACGCGGGGAAAAAGGCCTATGACAAGTCTTCCTGGTCCTTCGCCAGGGACGACGCGGGCATGATCAAGAAGGATCCCACCCTGCAGGATCCCAAGTGCGTCTTCCAGATCATGAAGAAGCACTACGAGCGCTACACCTTGGACAACGTGTCCAAGATCACCGGCTGCCCCGTGGCCAAGCTGGAAGAAGTCTACAAGATGTTCGGAGCCACCGGCGCCCCGGACAAGACTGGCACGGTGCTCTACGCCATGGGCCAGACCCAGCACACCGTTGGCGTGCAGAACATCCGGGCCATGTCCATCGTGCAGCTCCTTTTGGGCAACATCGGCACGGCCGGCGGCGGCATCAACGCCCTGCGCGGCGAAGCCAACGTCCAGGGTTCCACGGACCAGGGCCTGTTGTTCCACATCCTGCCCGGCTACAACCCCACACCCTCGGCCTCCGTTGTGGACCTCAAAGCCTACAACGAGAAGTTCACCCCCAAGACCAAGGATCCCAAGTCCGCCAACTGGTGGGGCAACCGGCCCAAGTACCTGGCCAGCTACCTGAAGGCCATCTACCCCAAGCAGAAGCCGGAAGATTCCTACAAGTGGCTCCCCAAGTGCGAGGACGGCAAGGACTACTCGTGGCTTAGCCTGTTCGACGAGATGTACAAGGGCGCGTTCAAGGGCTTCTTCGCCTGGGGCCAGAACCCGGCCGCCTCCACGGCCAACTGCGGCAAGGCCCGCCAGGCCATGGCCAAGCTGGACTGGATGGTCACGGTGAACATCTTCGACACCGAGACCGCCTCCTTCTGGAAGGGCCCGGGCATGGACCCCAAGAAGGTGAAGACCGAGGTCTTCTTCCTGCCCTGCTGCGTGTCCATTGAAAAGGAAGGCTCCATCTCCAACTCCGGACGCTGGATGCAGTGGCGCTACCCCGGGCCCGCGCCCTTGGGCGGAACCAAGCCCGACGGCGACCTGATCTACGAGCTTTTCGACAAAATCCAGAAGCTCTACCAGAAAGACAAGAAGGCCGTGTTCCCTGACCCGATCCTGAACCTGAACTGGGACATCGCCACCAACCACGTCTTCGACCCGCATAAGGTGGCCAAGCTCATCAACGGCTGGTTCATGACGGACAAGACCATCGGGGACAAGACCTACAAGGCCGGCGACCCCGTGCCCGCCTTCGGCCTGCTGCAGGACGACGGTTCCACCTGCTCCGGCAACTGGATCTACTGCGGTTCCTACACTGACAAGAACATGTCCGCGCGGCGCGACAAGACCCAGACCCCCATGCAGGAGAAAATCGGCCTGTATCCTGGCTGGACCTGGGCCTGGCCGGTGAACCGCCGCATCATCTACAACCGCGCTTCGGTCGACCCGCAGGGCAAGCCCTACCAGCCCAGCAAGCCTGTCATCGAATGGGTGGACGGCAAGTGGGTGGGCGACGTGCCTGACGGTCCGTGGGCCCCCATGGCCGACGAGAAGGGCAAGAACCCCTTCATCATGACCACTGAGGGCTTCGCCCAGATATTCGGCCCCGGCCGCAACGACGGACCGCTGCCCGAATACTACGAGCCCCTGGAATGCCCGATCACCGAACATCCGTTCTCCAAGGTGCTGCACAACCCCACGGCGCTGGTTTTCCAGGGACCGACCGAGACCCGGGCCGTGTGCGACCCGCGCTTCCCGTTCGTGTGCTCCACCTACCGGGTCACCGAACACTGGCAGACCGGCGTCATGACCCGCTGGACACCCTGGCTGCTCGAGTGCGAGCCCCAGATGTTCGTGGAGCTCTCCCCCGAACTGGCGCAGCTCCGTGGCATCAAGGCCGGCGACAAGTGCATCGTGGAGAGCGTCCGCGGTTCCCTGTGGGCCATCGCCATCGTCACCGAACGCATCAAGCCCATGCAGGTCATGGGACAGACCGTTCACATGGTGGGCATCCCCTGGCACTACGGCTGGGTCTATCCCAAGGACGGCGGAGACTCCGCCAACCTGCTCACCCCGTCTGTCGGCGACCCGAACACGGGTATCCCGGAAACCAAGGCCTTCATGGTCAACATCAAAAAGGCCTAG